From the Leifsonia sp. AG29 genome, one window contains:
- a CDS encoding DUF4396 domain-containing protein, with the protein MALIQSPLFPALFGGRAPATSPELWFAMQWAMLLGFANACPANWLLIRVGINERRARKSPIRPRSLPKAHHRRTTRLPEMQKTPGLPGVFYGGTGGI; encoded by the coding sequence ATGGCACTGATCCAGTCGCCGCTCTTCCCCGCGCTCTTCGGCGGCCGCGCTCCGGCGACCTCGCCCGAGCTCTGGTTCGCGATGCAGTGGGCGATGCTGCTCGGATTCGCGAACGCCTGTCCGGCCAACTGGCTGCTGATCCGGGTCGGAATCAATGAGCGCAGGGCACGAAAATCGCCCATCAGACCGCGAAGCCTTCCCAAGGCGCACCATCGTCGCACCACGAGGTTGCCCGAAATGCAGAAAACCCCCGGTTTACCAGGGGTTTTCTATGGCGGTACCGGTGGGATTTGA
- a CDS encoding response regulator, translating to MLAGCGYDITAEACSVADALRQTSVRMPDALLVDVGLPDGDGLELARQLTASQAVRVVLVSADPDSLSQDDARAAGALGFVPKIDLSCAVLHLLLDTN from the coding sequence ATGCTCGCCGGTTGCGGATACGACATCACGGCCGAGGCCTGCTCCGTGGCCGATGCATTGCGGCAAACGTCGGTGCGCATGCCCGATGCGCTCCTCGTTGACGTCGGCTTGCCCGACGGTGACGGCTTGGAACTGGCGCGACAACTGACGGCATCTCAAGCAGTCCGTGTCGTGCTGGTATCCGCGGACCCTGATTCCCTCTCGCAGGATGACGCTCGGGCTGCAGGAGCATTAGGATTTGTCCCGAAGATTGACCTGAGTTGTGCCGTCCTGCACTTGCTTCTAGACACAAACTGA
- a CDS encoding GNAT family N-acetyltransferase → MLRKLCHPGLVPPVSATERSTPRLLLRTYRMTDADDWLEIEHDEAIRQGLGWPQRTTVEALAHLRARTHHTVLRRPGDLLVLAAEHEGHTVGDVSLHLRTVAAATRTVEIGWLLRSAYGGRGLATEAADAMLDVAFEHVQAVLVTAVVKGWNESSAKLAVRLGFRLVAQRGEFTTYVLSWEDRQLAHRTVLRERRGASADPDGVLP, encoded by the coding sequence ATGCTGCGGAAACTGTGCCACCCCGGTTTGGTGCCACCGGTGTCGGCCACCGAGCGCAGCACGCCACGGCTGCTTCTGCGGACGTACCGGATGACGGACGCCGATGATTGGCTGGAGATCGAGCATGACGAGGCCATCCGCCAGGGCCTCGGCTGGCCGCAGCGGACAACCGTGGAAGCGTTGGCACACCTCCGTGCGCGGACGCACCACACCGTTTTGAGGCGCCCGGGGGATCTGCTAGTGCTGGCGGCCGAACACGAGGGGCACACGGTCGGCGACGTGTCACTTCACCTCAGGACCGTCGCCGCGGCAACGCGCACTGTGGAAATCGGCTGGTTGCTCCGGTCGGCGTACGGCGGTCGGGGCCTCGCGACTGAGGCCGCGGACGCGATGCTCGACGTCGCCTTCGAACACGTACAGGCCGTGCTGGTGACCGCGGTGGTCAAGGGGTGGAATGAGTCGTCCGCGAAGCTCGCCGTCCGGCTCGGGTTCCGGCTCGTCGCGCAGCGCGGGGAGTTCACGACCTATGTCCTCTCGTGGGAGGACCGCCAGCTCGCGCATCGAACGGTGCTGCGCGAGCGTCGCGGGGCAAGCGCCGACCCCGACGGGGTCCTGCCGTGA
- a CDS encoding response regulator transcription factor, whose protein sequence is MSVGEDDLLLRQGIVRVLTDGGFDVVAESGTAPELLAKTLAYRPDVAIVDIGLPPHHGNDGLHVAVELRRRLPSIGVVVLTQHDEPAYALELIGDRPDGVGYLLKERVGDVKDFCSDVIRVAHGGSALDPTVVAKMMRPRAIPERLSLLTERERAVLAAMAEGQSNAGIGRSLLISNAAVEKHVTSIFQKLEIPADRSRHRRVQAVLRYFDLGQS, encoded by the coding sequence GTGTCCGTCGGAGAAGACGACCTGCTTCTCCGCCAGGGAATCGTCCGCGTACTGACCGACGGAGGTTTCGACGTCGTCGCCGAATCCGGAACTGCGCCGGAGCTGCTCGCCAAGACACTGGCGTACAGGCCCGACGTCGCGATCGTCGACATCGGCCTGCCGCCTCACCACGGCAACGACGGGTTGCACGTGGCGGTCGAACTGCGGCGCCGGCTGCCATCGATCGGTGTCGTGGTGCTCACCCAACACGACGAACCCGCCTACGCACTCGAGCTGATCGGCGACAGGCCGGACGGTGTCGGCTACCTCCTCAAAGAGCGGGTCGGCGACGTCAAGGACTTCTGCTCCGACGTCATCCGAGTCGCGCACGGCGGAAGCGCTCTCGACCCGACCGTGGTCGCAAAGATGATGCGCCCGCGCGCCATCCCCGAACGGTTATCGCTGCTCACCGAGCGCGAGCGCGCCGTTCTCGCGGCGATGGCGGAAGGCCAGTCGAACGCCGGCATCGGGCGGAGCCTCTTGATCAGCAACGCCGCCGTCGAAAAGCACGTGACGTCCATCTTCCAGAAGCTGGAAATCCCCGCCGACCGGTCGCGCCACCGCAGAGTGCAGGCCGTTCTGCGCTACTTCGACTTGGGCCAGAGCTAG
- a CDS encoding nuclear transport factor 2 family protein has translation MAEYPTARADRGDPSAATTPSALSVAERYYDAFNARDFVQMRALIAHDIRYLIDGGELFGADAAVFYSESVVEEFAGISMSDQVLIPAGDDRIVTEYRFRPLREFDPGQVEWQLDGLVMEVLTIRGGLITSLHSFYNSAPTDRFGSIRIPSRFEAAQIAQQQTSLRRVATSVARGAPLAELTARVAEEIRAQFGVVDVRVVPRGDTGEDPLDQSDSTVSVPIMIEDRVWGSLVVAADPTSRVSSEFRPEMTGFADLLGFALANEHNKSELLASRARITAGADRARRQLQRDIHDTAQQRLVHTVIALKLARNARDHDPASAWEFVEEALRQAESANDQLRDVVHGVLPAALSAAGLRTGIESLVAEIDLPVALDVTPDRLPAELETTAYFIVAEAMTNVVKHAHASEATITVTTTGQELEITITDDGVGGADMRKGSGVIGMRDRVEVAHGTFELQTGPDGTVVRARLPIPDGPGDL, from the coding sequence ATGGCAGAATACCCGACCGCCCGTGCGGATCGCGGAGACCCTTCCGCCGCGACTACCCCCTCCGCGCTGTCCGTCGCCGAACGATATTACGACGCGTTCAACGCCCGCGATTTCGTGCAGATGCGAGCGCTGATAGCGCACGATATCCGCTACCTGATCGATGGAGGCGAACTCTTCGGTGCCGACGCTGCCGTCTTCTACTCGGAGAGCGTCGTCGAGGAGTTCGCGGGCATCAGCATGAGCGACCAAGTCCTGATCCCTGCCGGCGACGACCGCATCGTCACTGAATACCGGTTCCGCCCGCTCCGCGAGTTCGATCCCGGTCAGGTGGAATGGCAGCTTGACGGACTCGTGATGGAAGTGCTGACCATCCGAGGCGGGCTGATCACCTCGTTGCACAGCTTCTACAACTCCGCCCCGACGGACCGTTTCGGATCCATCCGGATTCCATCCCGATTCGAAGCGGCGCAAATCGCCCAACAGCAAACCTCCCTGCGCCGAGTGGCCACGTCCGTAGCACGCGGCGCACCCCTCGCGGAACTGACGGCAAGGGTGGCAGAAGAAATCAGAGCCCAGTTCGGAGTCGTCGACGTCCGTGTCGTTCCCCGAGGCGACACCGGGGAGGACCCACTCGACCAATCAGACTCGACCGTCTCAGTCCCCATCATGATCGAAGACCGAGTGTGGGGGTCGCTCGTCGTTGCTGCAGACCCGACCAGCCGTGTCAGCTCTGAGTTCCGGCCCGAGATGACCGGGTTCGCCGACTTGCTCGGCTTCGCTCTCGCGAACGAGCACAACAAGTCAGAGCTGCTCGCCTCGCGCGCCCGCATCACCGCCGGCGCCGACAGAGCACGTCGTCAACTCCAACGCGACATCCACGACACAGCCCAGCAACGACTCGTGCACACCGTCATCGCGCTCAAGCTGGCCCGCAACGCACGCGATCATGACCCGGCAAGCGCATGGGAGTTCGTCGAGGAAGCACTTCGACAAGCCGAGAGCGCCAACGATCAACTCCGCGATGTCGTCCACGGGGTCCTCCCAGCAGCGCTCTCCGCAGCCGGGCTGAGAACAGGCATCGAGTCCCTCGTCGCCGAGATCGATCTTCCCGTTGCCCTCGATGTGACGCCGGACCGCCTGCCAGCCGAATTGGAGACGACCGCCTACTTCATCGTCGCAGAAGCCATGACCAACGTGGTCAAGCACGCGCATGCGTCCGAAGCCACCATTACCGTCACGACAACTGGACAGGAGCTGGAGATCACCATCACCGACGACGGCGTGGGCGGCGCCGACATGCGAAAAGGCAGCGGCGTGATCGGGATGCGAGACCGCGTGGAGGTGGCACACGGCACCTTCGAGCTTCAGACCGGACCTGACGGCACAGTCGTTCGCGCTCGACTTCCCATTCCGGACGGCCCAGGCGATCTGTGA